The proteins below come from a single uncultured Dethiosulfovibrio sp. genomic window:
- a CDS encoding DUF308 domain-containing protein — protein sequence MFIFGDFDRRGLRSRRGWIIGLGASLALLGGMAISMPLMASIAIESVIGWLMVAAGSAMALSGYRERRQGRGGLGDILGAFLALMTGIILLAKPLSGVITLTMILSVYFFVEGLFKVVLALKLKGLNGWLWLLASGLLALALAMLIWHDLFAAAWGVGLLVGFNLLCTGSTLVALGISLGREE from the coding sequence ATGTTTATTTTCGGTGACTTTGACAGAAGAGGGCTTCGCTCTCGCAGAGGGTGGATCATCGGCCTAGGAGCGTCTCTCGCCCTTCTCGGAGGAATGGCGATATCTATGCCTCTTATGGCTTCAATCGCCATAGAGTCGGTTATTGGATGGTTGATGGTGGCGGCGGGATCGGCGATGGCTTTAAGTGGCTACAGAGAGAGGCGTCAGGGAAGAGGCGGTTTAGGGGATATTTTAGGGGCATTTCTGGCCCTCATGACCGGGATCATACTTCTGGCTAAGCCCCTTAGCGGAGTTATCACCTTGACGATGATACTTAGCGTCTACTTTTTTGTCGAGGGGCTGTTTAAAGTAGTCCTCGCCTTAAAACTCAAAGGGCTTAACGGTTGGCTGTGGTTGCTCGCCAGCGGTCTTCTCGCTCTCGCCCTCGCCATGCTCATATGGCACGATCTTTTTGCCGCCGCCTGGGGCGTCGGTTTGTTGGTGGGCTTCAACCTGCTCTGTACCGGATCGACCTTAGTGGCCTTAGGAATAAGTCTCGGACGGGAGGAATAA
- a CDS encoding TIGR00266 family protein yields MEHHSGLSYEILHKGGAFPMLLLDLKAGQTIKAQSDAMVYMDTTMDVKGNLSGGMLGALGRMISGESFFFQLVTAARGDGKVCFAPECPGDIADLEMDGTAYLIQKGGFLASTEGVEISATCQNLSKGLFSGEGFFVLKAQGTGVLFLESFGAIHLISLEQGQEIIIDNKHLVAWPEHMDYRIEKASSSGWISSFTSGEGLVCRFRGPGNILIQTRNPQVFGQWMGPLLPAKK; encoded by the coding sequence ATGGAGCACCATTCAGGTTTATCCTACGAGATCCTCCATAAAGGCGGGGCTTTCCCAATGCTACTCCTGGATCTCAAGGCAGGTCAGACCATAAAGGCCCAGTCCGACGCTATGGTCTACATGGACACGACTATGGACGTTAAAGGCAACCTTAGTGGAGGTATGTTAGGGGCTCTCGGCAGGATGATATCGGGAGAATCCTTCTTCTTTCAGCTGGTCACTGCGGCAAGAGGGGACGGTAAGGTCTGTTTTGCCCCTGAGTGTCCTGGAGACATCGCCGACTTGGAGATGGACGGCACGGCCTACCTGATTCAAAAGGGCGGTTTCCTGGCGTCTACCGAGGGTGTCGAAATAAGTGCCACCTGCCAGAACCTCAGCAAAGGCCTCTTCAGCGGCGAGGGCTTTTTCGTGCTGAAGGCTCAAGGGACAGGTGTTCTCTTCCTGGAGTCTTTCGGGGCGATACACCTTATCTCCCTAGAGCAGGGACAGGAGATAATCATAGACAACAAACATCTTGTGGCTTGGCCGGAACACATGGATTACCGGATCGAAAAAGCGTCCTCCTCGGGCTGGATATCCTCCTTTACCTCCGGTGAAGGGCTGGTATGCCGGTTCAGAGGGCCCGGCAATATCCTTATCCAGACACGAAACCCTCAGGTTTTCGGACAGTGGATGGGGCCTCTCCTTCCCGCTAAAAAGTAG
- a CDS encoding HAD-IB family hydrolase codes for MGIALFDFDGTLIEGDSCFLFHRKVFGLPKVLSAALKASLLHGLSQDRRHRMKQVFLSELWAGVSRDELRSHCEDFVPDLDLAMRPGAMDRLSWHLARGDQVVLVSASVSDWLEPWCRSHGVNSLIATELEDIGGILTGRIKGRNCRGPEKVRRIKKAFQSLPEPVFVYGDSEGDREMFTLAERSRRFYRPFRK; via the coding sequence ATGGGAATAGCCCTTTTCGACTTCGACGGAACCCTTATCGAAGGTGATTCGTGCTTTTTGTTTCACAGAAAGGTCTTTGGTTTGCCAAAGGTTTTATCTGCGGCCCTAAAAGCTTCGCTCCTTCACGGACTATCTCAAGACCGTCGGCATAGGATGAAACAGGTTTTCCTGTCGGAGCTGTGGGCTGGGGTCTCCAGGGATGAGCTTAGATCCCATTGTGAGGACTTCGTCCCCGATCTGGATCTGGCCATGAGGCCTGGTGCTATGGACAGGTTGTCTTGGCACTTGGCCAGAGGGGACCAGGTCGTACTGGTCTCCGCATCGGTGTCCGACTGGTTGGAGCCGTGGTGTCGGTCTCACGGTGTGAACTCCCTTATAGCCACTGAGCTTGAGGATATAGGGGGGATCCTGACCGGCAGGATAAAAGGTCGAAACTGTCGAGGCCCGGAGAAGGTTCGGAGGATCAAAAAGGCCTTCCAAAGCCTTCCTGAGCCGGTTTTCGTCTACGGCGACTCGGAAGGAGATCGTGAGATGTTCACCTTGGCGGAAAGGTCGAGGCGGTTTTACAGGCCCTTTCGGAAATAA
- a CDS encoding TerD family protein, producing the protein MAISLSKGANVSLSKEAPGLKEILVGLGWDARATDGADFDLDASCFMLKEGDKVRGDGDFIFYNNLKSSCGSVEHTGDNLTGEGEGDDEALIVKLDLVPADVQKLAFSVTIHEAETRKQNFGMVRNAFIRIVNKENNVEIARFDLSEDASTDTAMTFGEVYRHGSEWKFRAVGQGYAGGLAPLARNYGVNV; encoded by the coding sequence ATGGCAATATCTCTAAGCAAAGGTGCTAACGTATCCCTATCGAAAGAGGCTCCGGGCCTCAAAGAAATTTTAGTCGGGCTGGGCTGGGACGCAAGGGCTACCGACGGTGCCGATTTCGACCTTGACGCATCCTGTTTCATGCTCAAAGAGGGAGATAAAGTCAGAGGAGACGGCGATTTTATCTTCTACAACAACCTTAAGTCAAGCTGTGGCTCGGTGGAGCACACCGGCGATAACCTCACCGGTGAAGGTGAAGGAGACGACGAAGCGTTGATCGTAAAGCTGGATCTTGTACCTGCGGACGTCCAGAAACTCGCTTTTTCAGTCACCATCCATGAAGCGGAGACGAGAAAACAGAACTTCGGCATGGTCAGAAACGCCTTTATCCGCATAGTCAACAAGGAGAACAACGTCGAAATAGCTAGGTTTGACCTCTCCGAGGACGCCAGCACCGACACTGCCATGACCTTTGGTGAGGTGTATCGTCATGGATCGGAGTGGAAGTTCAGGGCCGTCGGTCAAGGTTACGCCGGTGGACTCGCCCCTCTCGCTAGAAACTACGGCGTGAACGTTTAA
- a CDS encoding tetratricopeptide repeat protein, with the protein MNDKLRKSIHLIVFMAFFVAGQASGDMRKAVTAYNEKKFDEAAALLLPEAKKGTALAQSTLGYLYDQGKGVSMDKGEARRWYKAAAEQGDTGAQYNLGLMCRDGEGGPVDVDQAIVWIAKAAKKDHEAAQLTLGLMLLKSQDTNPEKALKGIDWLKKAAEKENPSALYNLGRVFLQGDLVKEDRTKARELLHKAAEKGHIYAQLDLGLLLEEEATSTAQEAEYWLNLASKEGYDDAQLSYGLFLIRQEREEEGADWIRRAAERGNPQARYVMGQMCRQKDGSLKEAVSWYSLAARQGHGPAQYALAVMYEEGLGVDRDRSLAALWYKRAAEKGVAEAQYSLGIILRDGEQLPQDYEESLRWITAASDQELPEAQYTLGVMYRDGDGLPRDPTKAFELIRKASETGSPEALSSLGVMYLQGMGTTRDVEEAISNFEKAGLAGYEPAQYNLGLLYARGEGLERDMARAAMWFRKAALQGHSDAQCNLGVQYLQGNGVLKLPNAAVSWLSRAAAQEDPQALFNLGLMYDEGLGIPRDRGKAIDLYERSANLGNLDSIYSLGCLYAGDDGGPVREIPALNLLYRGATMGDRKAQLRIGIAYRDGKLLAPDPSEAARWIRASASQGSPSAQFALGGLYLKGEGVILSRPAAIRWFSKAAEQGHVQAQYNLALCLKEEEEDDQAVLKWLKMAAAAGYAPAQCDLGLAYLEGQWVPKCDEQALKWFSMAAKQSYTPAQYNLGVLYHYGGTTLEPDEAKASKWLDQAARNGNEKAHKILKQMTEEESQEKPDNQSVPLAEIVDIPVSSSQGDITPDLPVNQKEDTKSGDLKVSRFCIFFLVSTGSPEILLYRNWF; encoded by the coding sequence ATGAACGATAAGCTAAGAAAATCCATACATCTGATAGTTTTTATGGCTTTTTTTGTAGCAGGGCAGGCCTCTGGGGATATGAGAAAGGCTGTCACCGCCTACAACGAGAAAAAATTTGACGAGGCTGCGGCCCTGCTGCTCCCGGAGGCAAAAAAAGGGACCGCCTTAGCCCAGAGTACGTTGGGATATCTGTACGACCAGGGCAAAGGGGTATCTATGGACAAAGGCGAGGCCAGGAGATGGTACAAGGCAGCTGCCGAACAGGGGGATACAGGGGCACAGTACAACCTAGGTCTCATGTGCCGAGACGGAGAAGGCGGCCCAGTGGACGTAGATCAGGCCATAGTGTGGATAGCCAAAGCGGCGAAAAAGGACCACGAGGCCGCCCAGCTCACACTGGGGCTGATGCTCCTCAAGTCACAGGATACGAACCCAGAAAAGGCGTTAAAAGGGATAGATTGGCTGAAAAAAGCGGCGGAAAAAGAGAACCCCTCGGCACTCTACAACCTCGGCAGGGTTTTTCTCCAGGGAGATCTGGTAAAAGAGGACCGCACAAAGGCCAGAGAACTGCTCCACAAGGCGGCTGAGAAGGGCCATATATACGCCCAGCTGGATCTAGGGCTCCTCCTGGAGGAAGAGGCAACGTCCACCGCACAGGAGGCGGAATACTGGCTTAACCTCGCCTCTAAAGAGGGCTACGACGACGCCCAACTATCCTACGGACTTTTCCTAATACGTCAGGAGAGGGAGGAAGAGGGGGCGGACTGGATCCGCCGTGCCGCAGAACGAGGTAACCCACAGGCCAGATACGTGATGGGACAGATGTGCCGACAGAAGGACGGCTCCCTTAAAGAAGCTGTCTCCTGGTATTCCTTGGCCGCCAGACAGGGACACGGACCGGCTCAGTACGCTCTGGCGGTCATGTACGAGGAAGGTTTAGGGGTCGACAGGGACCGATCTTTAGCAGCACTGTGGTACAAAAGGGCGGCGGAGAAGGGAGTCGCCGAAGCCCAGTACTCTTTGGGAATTATACTTAGAGACGGCGAGCAGCTTCCACAGGACTACGAAGAGTCGCTGAGATGGATAACCGCCGCATCCGATCAGGAACTACCGGAGGCCCAGTACACTTTGGGCGTCATGTACAGAGATGGGGACGGTCTACCAAGAGACCCAACCAAAGCTTTTGAGCTTATAAGGAAAGCCTCCGAAACCGGATCTCCGGAGGCCCTTTCCTCCCTGGGGGTCATGTACCTACAGGGAATGGGCACCACAAGGGACGTGGAGGAAGCGATCAGCAATTTCGAGAAAGCAGGTCTCGCAGGATACGAGCCCGCCCAGTACAACCTTGGACTCCTTTACGCCAGAGGAGAGGGGTTAGAGAGGGACATGGCCAGAGCAGCTATGTGGTTCAGAAAGGCGGCACTTCAGGGCCATTCGGACGCCCAGTGTAACCTAGGAGTCCAGTATCTCCAGGGCAACGGAGTCTTAAAGTTGCCTAACGCCGCGGTCTCGTGGCTCTCTCGAGCGGCTGCCCAGGAGGACCCCCAGGCGTTATTTAATTTAGGACTCATGTATGATGAAGGTCTAGGGATACCCAGGGACAGGGGTAAGGCTATAGACCTCTACGAAAGATCCGCCAATCTCGGGAACCTGGACAGTATTTACTCCCTTGGATGCCTGTACGCCGGTGACGACGGAGGTCCTGTCAGAGAGATACCTGCCTTAAACCTTCTGTACAGAGGAGCTACTATGGGGGACAGAAAGGCACAGCTGAGGATCGGCATAGCCTACAGAGACGGAAAGCTCCTGGCCCCCGATCCTTCCGAGGCTGCAAGGTGGATCAGAGCTTCCGCATCTCAGGGATCGCCATCGGCCCAGTTCGCCCTTGGAGGTCTGTATCTAAAGGGAGAAGGGGTTATCCTAAGCCGCCCTGCTGCCATCCGGTGGTTCTCCAAAGCGGCGGAGCAAGGGCACGTACAGGCCCAGTACAACCTAGCCCTCTGTCTTAAGGAAGAAGAAGAGGATGACCAAGCGGTGCTTAAGTGGCTGAAGATGGCGGCGGCAGCCGGTTATGCTCCCGCCCAGTGTGACCTAGGACTGGCCTACCTGGAAGGCCAATGGGTGCCAAAGTGCGACGAACAGGCGCTAAAGTGGTTCTCTATGGCGGCAAAACAATCGTACACTCCAGCCCAGTATAATCTGGGAGTCCTATACCACTACGGGGGGACTACCTTAGAACCCGATGAGGCAAAAGCCTCTAAGTGGCTTGACCAAGCGGCTCGCAACGGAAACGAAAAGGCCCATAAAATACTGAAGCAGATGACAGAGGAAGAAAGTCAAGAAAAACCCGATAACCAGTCCGTCCCATTGGCGGAGATCGTCGATATCCCCGTATCCAGCTCTCAGGGAGATATAACCCCCGATCTGCCAGTCAACCAGAAAGAAGATACAAAATCGGGAGACCTTAAGGTCTCCCGATTTTGTATCTTCTTTCTGGTTTCTACCGGCTCTCCAGAGATACTACTCTACCGAAATTGGTTTTGA
- a CDS encoding calcium-translocating P-type ATPase, PMCA-type: protein MSYKGLTNEEVKQSRIEHGSNVLTPAEREPWWRLFLEKFEDPVIRILLVAVVISFITGAIHGDYLDSLGIAVAVLLATGLAFANEFKAGKEFDLLLTSQDETPVKVFRNDVITSVPKKDIVVGDVVILETGEEIPADGHVLEGLGLRVDESKLTGESVPVKKDVPGPSSDGGKAYPVDFLLRGCAIREGDGVMKVSAVGDGTEIGRTAKAAAEETGEDTPLNKQLEGLSKLIGVVGFGVAAGLFTALVWRGTSAGELVLDQGQWKLFWVGIVALLAVLSKVWVPIFYDGLELAGIDKEVPAFIGSSGAKSWIVTVGIGAGILLLGAMVLALTGSIAKSPSLWMPSEVLRTLVEYFMIAVTIIVVAVPEGLAMSVTLSLAYSMRAMMKDNNLVRRMHACETIGAASVICSDKTGTLTKNEMKVVETSFDLDQTMALSIAMNSSATIGEDSSGKPACLGNPTECALLMAIEEQGFDSQAIRDQNKIQARLPFSTERKLMATVVGDVLHVKGAPEIVLALCDQDPSAIIEEITVLQARGMRALGFATRPLLSGESPEEAIEALKDMTWVGFAAIMDPVRDEVPDAVKRALAAGIDVKIVTGDVKATAIEIGRQCGLVLEEDDPETISMDGATFSELSEEEAREAVKRIKIIWRARPLDKRKLVKTLQDNGQVVAVTGDGTNDAPALNFANVGLAMGMSGTDVAKEAADIVLLDDSFASIVRAVKWGRSLYANIQRFILFQLTINLAALTVAFLGPFIGVALPFTVIQMLWINLIMDTLAALALASEPPHSDVMTVGPRDPDAFILSPAMIKNISWTGGAFALLMVTWLIFMERGGITDRELTIFFSSFVILQFWNMFNARVFGRTVNALSGITENKAFLLIAIGIGVFQVLVVQYGGAFFRTVPLGLMDWILIFIGTSPVLIIGELLRRSSRKKITN from the coding sequence ATGTCCTATAAAGGACTCACGAACGAAGAAGTAAAACAGAGTCGTATTGAACACGGCTCTAACGTGCTGACACCGGCGGAGAGAGAGCCCTGGTGGAGGCTTTTTCTGGAGAAATTTGAGGATCCGGTCATAAGGATACTCCTGGTGGCAGTGGTTATATCCTTTATCACCGGGGCTATACATGGAGATTACCTCGATAGCCTGGGTATCGCCGTGGCGGTGCTGCTTGCCACTGGACTGGCCTTCGCCAACGAGTTTAAGGCAGGGAAGGAGTTCGACCTGCTTCTGACGTCTCAGGACGAGACCCCTGTGAAGGTGTTCAGAAACGACGTCATAACGTCGGTTCCCAAGAAGGATATAGTCGTAGGTGACGTGGTCATCCTGGAGACCGGAGAGGAAATTCCCGCCGACGGCCACGTCCTTGAGGGGCTCGGCCTGAGGGTCGACGAATCAAAGCTGACCGGAGAATCGGTGCCGGTTAAAAAGGACGTTCCTGGACCTTCCTCCGACGGGGGTAAGGCCTACCCTGTTGACTTCCTTCTCAGAGGGTGTGCCATACGGGAAGGGGACGGGGTGATGAAGGTCTCCGCCGTAGGGGACGGAACGGAGATAGGCAGGACGGCTAAAGCCGCAGCTGAGGAGACCGGAGAGGACACTCCCCTCAACAAACAGCTTGAGGGCCTATCGAAGCTTATAGGGGTCGTAGGGTTCGGTGTAGCTGCAGGGCTGTTCACCGCCTTGGTGTGGCGTGGAACCTCTGCGGGAGAGTTGGTCCTCGATCAGGGACAGTGGAAGCTATTTTGGGTAGGCATAGTGGCCCTACTGGCGGTGCTCTCGAAGGTATGGGTCCCCATCTTTTACGACGGACTTGAGCTTGCGGGAATCGATAAAGAGGTCCCTGCCTTTATAGGTTCATCAGGGGCTAAAAGCTGGATCGTGACCGTAGGTATTGGGGCAGGAATACTGCTCCTAGGTGCCATGGTACTGGCTCTCACCGGGTCTATCGCTAAATCGCCCTCCCTCTGGATGCCCTCTGAGGTGCTGAGGACTCTGGTCGAATACTTTATGATAGCCGTCACCATCATAGTCGTGGCTGTGCCGGAGGGGCTGGCCATGAGCGTGACCCTCTCTCTGGCCTACTCTATGAGGGCCATGATGAAGGACAACAACCTCGTTCGGAGAATGCACGCCTGCGAGACCATCGGGGCCGCTAGCGTCATCTGCTCCGATAAGACCGGAACCCTCACGAAAAACGAGATGAAAGTGGTCGAGACCTCCTTCGATCTGGACCAAACAATGGCTTTATCCATAGCCATGAACTCCAGTGCTACTATAGGCGAGGACTCGTCGGGGAAGCCCGCTTGTTTGGGGAACCCCACCGAATGTGCCCTTCTCATGGCCATAGAGGAGCAGGGCTTCGATAGCCAGGCAATAAGGGATCAGAACAAAATACAGGCTCGCCTCCCTTTCTCCACCGAGCGAAAGCTTATGGCTACAGTCGTGGGCGATGTCCTTCACGTCAAAGGGGCGCCGGAGATAGTCCTGGCCCTCTGCGATCAGGACCCATCGGCTATAATAGAGGAGATAACAGTCCTTCAGGCCAGAGGAATGAGGGCCTTAGGCTTCGCAACCAGGCCGCTCCTCTCCGGCGAGTCGCCGGAGGAGGCCATCGAGGCTCTTAAGGACATGACCTGGGTTGGATTCGCCGCCATCATGGATCCCGTCAGGGACGAAGTCCCCGATGCGGTTAAGAGAGCTCTCGCCGCTGGCATAGACGTCAAGATAGTCACCGGCGACGTCAAGGCCACCGCCATAGAGATCGGCAGGCAGTGCGGTTTGGTCCTGGAGGAAGACGATCCTGAGACTATCTCTATGGACGGAGCCACCTTCTCCGAGCTATCCGAGGAGGAGGCAAGAGAAGCGGTTAAAAGGATCAAGATAATCTGGCGTGCCCGTCCCCTGGATAAAAGAAAGCTGGTCAAGACCCTCCAGGATAACGGTCAGGTGGTGGCGGTAACCGGCGACGGCACCAACGACGCCCCGGCGCTCAACTTCGCCAACGTAGGACTGGCCATGGGGATGAGCGGAACCGACGTGGCCAAAGAGGCGGCGGACATAGTCCTCCTTGACGACTCTTTTGCGTCAATAGTTAGAGCGGTCAAATGGGGCAGGAGTCTCTACGCAAATATCCAGAGGTTTATACTGTTCCAGCTGACCATAAACCTAGCGGCCCTTACGGTGGCCTTTTTAGGTCCCTTTATAGGGGTGGCTTTGCCATTTACTGTTATACAGATGCTTTGGATAAACCTCATCATGGATACCTTAGCGGCACTGGCTCTGGCCTCCGAGCCCCCTCATAGCGACGTTATGACCGTAGGCCCTAGGGATCCTGATGCGTTTATACTCTCTCCCGCCATGATCAAGAATATCTCCTGGACCGGAGGGGCCTTCGCCTTGCTGATGGTGACCTGGCTTATCTTCATGGAGCGAGGTGGAATAACCGATAGGGAGCTGACCATATTCTTTTCCTCTTTCGTTATCCTCCAGTTCTGGAACATGTTCAACGCCAGGGTCTTCGGGAGAACCGTCAACGCCCTATCAGGCATAACGGAAAACAAGGCATTCTTGCTGATAGCCATCGGCATAGGGGTGTTTCAGGTGCTGGTCGTCCAGTACGGAGGGGCTTTCTTCAGAACCGTGCCCTTAGGGTTGATGGATTGGATTTTGATATTTATCGGGACCAGCCCGGTCCTGATAATAGGCGAGCTGTTGAGGCGATCCTCACGTAAGAAGATAACTAACTAG
- a CDS encoding exopolyphosphatase yields the protein MRLLTRSDFDGLMCAVLLKEMGVMDERKFVHPKDIQDGLVQADSNDVLANVPYLPGCGLWFDHHASEVEREEMFRHHWEGACDPCAKSCARVIYNYYGGDDGPLARLSYLVDVADKADSADFSREEILDPQGWVMLSFVMDPRTGLGRYRDYTISNYQLMDDLVEYLREHDIDDILELEDVQERVRRYREQIPLFVDMLKENSYSQGDGVVTDLIGKEETFVGNRHVIYAMYPDQNISVRVFDGKKMEFCVFSVGHSILNRTSEVDVGKLMLRFGGGGHFRVGTCQVPYEDRHEVLKEILKEING from the coding sequence ATGCGTCTTTTAACCAGAAGCGATTTCGACGGCCTTATGTGCGCCGTGCTTCTAAAGGAAATGGGGGTAATGGACGAGAGAAAGTTTGTCCACCCTAAAGACATTCAGGACGGCCTTGTCCAGGCCGACTCTAACGACGTTCTGGCCAACGTTCCCTACCTGCCGGGTTGTGGTCTGTGGTTTGACCACCACGCCTCGGAGGTGGAGAGGGAGGAGATGTTCCGTCACCACTGGGAAGGTGCCTGTGACCCCTGTGCTAAAAGCTGTGCCAGGGTTATATACAACTACTATGGAGGCGACGATGGTCCTCTAGCCAGACTGTCCTATCTGGTCGACGTAGCGGACAAGGCGGACTCCGCCGACTTCTCCAGGGAGGAGATTCTCGACCCTCAGGGATGGGTCATGCTGTCTTTCGTCATGGACCCTAGGACGGGTCTAGGGAGATACAGGGACTACACTATATCCAACTACCAGCTCATGGACGACCTGGTGGAGTACCTAAGAGAGCACGATATAGACGACATTCTGGAACTTGAAGATGTCCAGGAGAGGGTCCGCCGTTACAGAGAACAGATACCGCTCTTCGTGGATATGCTGAAGGAAAATAGCTATAGCCAAGGGGACGGAGTGGTCACCGACCTCATAGGTAAGGAAGAGACCTTCGTAGGCAACCGCCACGTTATCTATGCCATGTATCCCGATCAAAATATCTCCGTTCGGGTTTTCGACGGGAAAAAGATGGAGTTCTGCGTTTTCTCCGTGGGTCACTCTATTCTGAACCGTACCTCTGAGGTGGACGTGGGTAAGCTTATGCTCCGTTTCGGCGGTGGTGGTCACTTCAGGGTCGGAACCTGCCAGGTCCCCTACGAGGACAGACACGAAGTGCTCAAGGAGATCCTAAAAGAGATAAACGGCTAA
- a CDS encoding tellurite resistance TerB family protein: MGFLNIFKDKFSDLSTKVKQYKSKEMLEAVVAGCALVAYADGVVDPSEKAKMMGFIQNSPELSVFGMSDVVKAFDNFMSGFGFDLTIGKAQALNAMGKLKSKPEEARIAVAVAISVGGADGNFDDSEKAVVKEICAVVGIAPEEFGL, translated from the coding sequence ATGGGTTTTTTGAATATTTTCAAGGATAAGTTCAGCGATCTTTCGACTAAAGTGAAGCAGTATAAGAGCAAGGAGATGCTTGAGGCTGTGGTGGCTGGCTGTGCCCTGGTGGCCTACGCCGACGGCGTTGTTGATCCATCGGAAAAGGCCAAGATGATGGGCTTTATACAGAACAGCCCGGAGCTTTCGGTGTTTGGAATGAGTGACGTGGTGAAGGCTTTCGATAATTTCATGTCCGGTTTCGGTTTTGACCTTACCATAGGCAAAGCTCAGGCCCTTAACGCCATGGGCAAGCTCAAGAGCAAGCCCGAGGAGGCAAGAATTGCCGTGGCGGTAGCTATTTCCGTCGGAGGAGCCGACGGAAACTTCGACGACTCGGAAAAAGCGGTCGTAAAGGAGATATGTGCGGTTGTAGGCATCGCGCCGGAGGAGTTCGGACTTTAA
- a CDS encoding class II SORL domain-containing protein, with amino-acid sequence MKIGELIQSGDWKGEKHVPVIEAPEKVSAGELFDVTLSVGKEIAHPNTTEHHICWIKLYFKPEGDKFVYEVAELRFDGHGASVKGANEGPVFTDTFGTVRLKLTAAGTLIATSSCNIHGLWESSKPISVE; translated from the coding sequence GTGAAAATCGGAGAATTGATTCAGTCGGGGGATTGGAAAGGCGAGAAACACGTTCCTGTTATAGAGGCACCTGAGAAGGTCTCCGCCGGAGAGCTTTTCGACGTTACCCTTTCGGTGGGCAAGGAGATAGCTCACCCTAACACCACAGAGCACCATATCTGTTGGATAAAGCTCTACTTCAAGCCCGAAGGGGACAAGTTTGTGTATGAGGTGGCGGAACTCAGGTTTGACGGCCACGGTGCTTCCGTAAAAGGGGCCAACGAGGGGCCGGTGTTCACCGATACCTTTGGTACCGTCCGTCTCAAGCTCACGGCGGCAGGCACCCTTATCGCGACCTCTTCCTGCAATATCCACGGTCTCTGGGAATCCTCAAAACCAATTTCGGTAGAGTAG